Below is a genomic region from Spirosoma radiotolerans.
GTCGTTGATGTCACGCAACAAGACACGTAGGGTTGAACTAGGTTTGAAAATACCCTCACCCGCCGAATAAGCCTGCGAAAGTAGCTCGGTCATGCCGTATTCGGAATGTATGGCCTTGACGTCTAATCGCTTGGTCAGGATTTCATGTACCTCTTCGCGGAGGAGTTCTTTCCGGCGGCCTTTCATGCCACCGGTTTCCATAATAACCAGGCCGGGAAATTGGCCAAGAAATGACAAATCTGGCTCCGACTCGGCCCAGTCCAGCAAGCCAAACGTAACGCCAATGAGTAAAATCTGTTTTTGGTCAGGCTGTTGAGAAAGTTGCCGGAGTCGTTCCGTCAGTTCGGTGTGATTATGGAGAAAAAAACCAGACTGATTTGAATTAGTTTGCTCCATAAATCGCTGAACCATATACACGAGCGAGGAGTTATTTCGTTCAAGATAAGACGGCAGCAAGGCCAGAATGTGGAAATTGCTGAGTGGGCCATACGTCTGCTCGAAAATTCGGGTGCTAATGGCATCATATAGGGCTGGATCAGGTACCACATGACGGCTGGTTACGACAGGTCCAATGCTACGATCTGTAGTACCACTGCTGGCAAAAGTGAGCATTGAATCAGGTGGAGCTAGTTTTGAGTCCGTGACGATACCTGTAAGAACCGTATGCGTTTTAAAAAAACCAATCGGCATGAACGGTATTTGCCTGACTTTGGTAACGTTTTCGGGCGAGACGTTCAGGTAACGTACATAGGCTGCGTAAACCGGGTTATGAACCGCCTGGTAGCGGAAAACGGCCAAAGACAGTGCGTCGAATGACTCGCGGACAGGCTGACCAGCGTTGAGCGTCAGAATTTGTTGCCGAAGCGATTGCCGACGTGCAGCGGTCTCGGCTGAGAGTGTTGATAAAAAAGACAAAATACCAAAAGCGTTTATTGCACAAGGAATACAACAGTATGCGACGGCAACTAATTCAACCGTATATCTTCGTAGTGGGCATTGCCCTCACTTTATCGTCTTGCTTCAACGAGCCAAACTACTCCGATACGCCGGCCATTGATTACAAAGGGATCTTTAAGTATACAATTGAAGCCAGTAAGGGGGTTGGTAAAGGGAAACGGGACTCTGTGGTGATCACCATCGGGTTTAAAGATGGCGATGGTAACATTGGCAACAGCATCCCCTTGCCCAGAGCCGATTCGCTCCAATACGCCACAAACGGCAACTGGGGTAGCTACCGCATCCGTACGTTTCGGTTGAGAAATAAAGTGTACGAAGAAGTGAATTTGGCCGTCAACAACGCGCTTTTTATTCCTGACTTGACAAAAGGAAAGCCTAAAGGAGCTATTGAGGGATCGCTCGACTTCAATCAAATCTATCAGTATGGTTCTGGTTACAAGTTTTTCCCGACCAAATACCAAATTGAAATTCGCGACCGTACGCTCAACGTCAGTAACACTGTCGAAACCGATACGATTTCGGTTCCCTGGACCAATGAATAAGCCGTCTGAATGTTTATTCAGAGTCTTTCAAATCTTGTAAAAAGAGAGCCATCCACGTCAGTTAGTAAAATGTATTGTTAAGCTGGCCTTTGACAACTGAACAGCCATGGTCACAGCTTTGTCAAAGGTTTCTACCTGATTACTTAACGGAAATTACTTCTTACTTTTTATTCAGGATAATTCGAAACGTTGTGCCTTTGCCCACTTCCGAGCTTTTGACGTAGAGTCGGCCGTTGTGGTACTCTTCAACAATGCGCTTGGCCAGCGTCAGGCCCAATCCCCAGCCCCTTTTTTTGGTGCTGAAACCGGGCGAGAACACCTTCTGCATATTAGCTTTAGAAATTCCCTTGCCGGTGTCCGTAATGTCGATGGCTACCTCGTTATGCGGCAACGGAACCATATTTAGCCGTAACTCGCCCACGCCTTTCATGGCATCAACGGCATTTTTGCAGATGTTTTCAATTACCCATTCAAACAATAACTTATTAATTTGTACCATCTGGTTGGGCGGCAACTGACTGGTAACACTCATTTTTACTTTCGTTGAGATCCGCTTTCCCAGGTAATCGGTAAACTGCCGAACAACGTCATTCACATTCTCCTCTTTCAGAGTTGGCACGGAGCCAATGCTCGAAAAACGAGCCGTGATGGTTTCCAATCGCTGAACATCCTTCTCAATTTCATCTGTGATCGACCCGTCAAACTGGTCAGGATCAGAACGCATATACTCAATCCAAGCCATAAGCGACGACATGGGTGTGCCTAATTGGTGCGCCGTTTCTTTCGCTAATCCTACCCAGACGCGGTTTTGCTCCGCCCGTCGCGACGAACTAAAGGCCAGATAGGCCAACACGCCCAGTGCGGCCAGAATCAGTAGTAAAACATAGGGAAAATACGTCAGTTGCCGTAACAAGTTCGAGTTGGTATAATAGACGAGTCCACGTACACCATTTCCCATCTCCACCACCAATGGCGGGTGTTTTTTACGCATGTCAATAGTTTTCTGCCGCAGAAATTTCTCTGTTTCCTCCGGGGTGTACTCAGCCGGAACTTCTATATTCCGCTTCATGGCTACCTGACCATCGGGGTCTATATAAATAGCCGGAATCGTGCTGTTGGCTTCCAGAATCTCACTTGTCACAAAGGTTAGGTCACCGGCATCGACGTGGCTCGAATCGACCAGATACGCAATACTTTTGGCATAAAGCTGCACGTACTGCTCTTCGCGGTCTTCCAGCTTATTGATCAGTCGGTTTGTATAAAGTACGGATCCCGTTCCAACCAGAAGTAGATTGAGGGCCACAATAATTTTCAGAATATTATTCTGATTGTAAATATCAAATGACTTCAGCATAGTGTTTCGCTGCTTTTTTGTACCAATGATCGAAAGGATCATTGCCTAAAAGCCGCTCGTGTGGTCGCGTAAAAGTAGGCGTATCCGGCCACTAAACAGATCGCTTTTTTCAGCGATGAGTGCGCCTGTCCCTACCCTTACTTTATAAACGGCAAAAGCGCTTTAATTGTGTAAAACCGAACCACCAGCCGAACCATTACGTTACAAATTTGAATAGGATTGAACAAAGAATCCGGCCAACTATTTGGACGAATTCTAAATAGCAAATTCGATTGCCGTTGGTGTGTTCATGTACGGCAATAATGCCGTAATTTTGTCAAGGCTACAAGCCAATTTGCGTGATTTACCATAATGTTAGACACCTTCAAAACAATTAGTTTATCGCATAAAACGGCCCCTCTGCAGGTACGTGAACTAATTGCACTTAACGAAGACGAGGCTAAGCGGCTAATGCTTCGGTTGCGAGACTTTTTTGGGTTAACCGATTTGCTGGTTATTTCAACATGCAACCGTACGGAGGTCTATTACGCCTTTGAACAGGACCTGAACGCCGATATCGCCCGGTTGTTGCTTATTGAAAAAGGCCTGACGGATACCGATAACTATTTGCCTTATTTCCAGTTTTTCGCAGCTCATGATGAGGCTGTCCGGCATCTGTTTGAAGTATGCGTTGGTTTGCATTCGCAGGTTGTTGGCGATATGCAGATCCCTAATCAGGTGAAGCAATCGTATCAATGGTCGGCTGATTTAGACATGGCCGGGCCATTTTTACACCGGCTGATGCACACAATTTTCTTTACCAATAAACGGGTAGCTCAGGAAACTCCGTTCCGCGACGGAGCCGCTTCGGTTTCTTATGCGGCTGTTGAGTTGATCGACGAGCTGATCGGCGAGAAGCAAAACCCGAATGTTCTGGTTATCGGTCTGGGCGAAATTGGTACTGACGTTTGTAAAAATCTCGAAGCCCGAAAATTAACGAACATCACCCTGTGCAACCGCACGCAGGCCAAAGCCGATGTGCTGGCCAGCCAATACGGATTCCGCGTTGCTGACTTCACGAACCTAACCGATGAGATTCGTCGGGCCGACGTGATCATTTCGTCCATCATGCGCGATGATCCGCTGATTACGCCCGACCTTCTCCGCGACGTGAACGTACTGACGTTTAAATACTTCATCGACTTATCTGTCCCTCGCAGTGTCGATGCGGCCGTGGAGCAAATTCCGGGTGTACTTGTTTACAACATCGACCACATTCGTAACCGTGCCGACGAAGCCCTGAATCAACGTCTGGCGGCTATTCCGAAAGTTGAAGCGATCATTACGCAGGCCGTAGCCGAGTTCGGCGACTGGTCTAAAGAAATGGTCGTATCACCAACGATCAATAAATTAAAGAATGCGCTGGAGCAGATTCGTCGCGACGAAATTGCCCGCCATATGAAGCATCTTACCCCCAATGAGTCGGAGAAAATAGATAAGATCACGCGGGGCATCATGCAGAAGATCATCAAACTACCCGTTCTTCAACTCAAAGCCGCCTGCAAACGGGGCGAAGCCGAAACGCTTATCGATGTGCTGAATGACTTGTTCGACCTGGAAAAGCAACCAGTCGACGAACAGAAACACACGTATTAATTCCTACGGTTTTCCGTTAATAAAACTCCTGAATCGGTATCGGTTCGGGAGTTTTACGTTTTATAGAGCTTAAGTAAATCCCTACACGCTTACCGGTTCACCACTCGATTATGTCCCCACTCATCAATACGTTGTTCCGCCTGTTCCTCATTGCCGTGCTCGTAGCTGGCCTGATTGCCATTTGGGAGCAAATACGCGGGAATATAATGCTGAGCCGTTTCCGGCGGGGTGACAACACAACGCAAAGTATTGTCCTGAAAGAAATTAAGGCGCTGGGTAAACTGGAACTGGTGCGCTACACGTTCAAAGACATTGTTGAACACGAACAGGTCAACACGTTTTTGCCCAATGCAAACGCCGTTTTAATTGTGGAAGGAGAAGCCACGGGTTGCCTTGATCTTACCCAAATTAAGCTGGAAAACATTACGACCACCGATGATTCGATTACGGTTCAGTTACCTAAACCGGAACTCTGTGGTTGGAAAATCAACCATGACCGATCGAGGGTGTATGACACTCACTTCTCATTCCTGAACGAATCGCAGTTGGTAAGCGATGCCTACCGCAAGGCTGAGCATCAGGTCAAACAATCGGCCTTGACTGGCGGCATTCTGAACCAAACCCGGCAGAACGCCAATCAGATGCTGCGTCCGTTACTGGAACGCATTTCTGGCAAAAAAGTAGGGCTGACCTTTCAGGATCAGGCAAAATAATACATGATCCAGATCATGTCGCTTGTCAGTAAACCGGCGTAGAAAATATCGGACTGATAGAAAGCAATCCGCTCTTTCTCCCGTTTCATGTACCACCAAAACAGCGCAAAGGTCAGCAAAGCGGCCGGAATGGCTCCCTGCTGGGGCGTAATGACGTGCATGAACACCAAACAGACTGGGGGCAATTGAAGCAGAAAGAAACGCAGCAAGGCGCTGCCAATTCCATTTACCGAGACCGTCATATCATGGTCTTTTACCTGGCCGGTCCGGCGGTTAAAATAAACGCTGAGCAGTGCAATCAGAACCGAACCAATCACAAAAATCAGGAAAACCCGATATAGGAAATTGAGGGTCAGACCGAAGGTTTCCCGCACCCAGGCTGAGTTGACCAGCACATGATCGTATAACCAATCGCAGCCAAAGCCAATAAACGGCGAACTCATCAGGACAATAACGGCGGCCTTTGGGTTGGTTTTTCGCCAGAGTACGCCCCAGAAAAAGACAACGACCAGACCAGGTTTTAGATACGAGGTTTGGTTTGCCAGAATCAGAAAAAAGTTATCCGACGACGTTGGATCGAAGGTCGTATACGCCAGCCCCGTTGCAATGACGCACATGACAAAAACACCCAGTTGCCCAAACCGAACCGTTGATTTATCGGAGGCATTGGGTTTCATGTACTTGCGGTACACATCGTAGGCCAGCATGGTCGACACGGAGTTCATCATGGAATAGATGGCCGAAAAAATCGCGCACATCAGCCCAGCCAGAATTAGCCCCACAAAGCCATAGCCCATCGGCACAACGGTTCTTAGGAGCGTCAGGAACGTATCATCGGGCTTGATTACGTTTTCGCCAAACCGGCTCCTGAACAGATAAAAGGCGGCCGTACCCGCTCCGATCGAAAAGAAAGGAATAATCAGCTTCAGAAAACCGGCAGCTATCGAACCTAACTTGGCATCGCGTTCCGTCTGAGCGGCCAGCACCCGCTGCACCTGGTACTGGTTGGTTGTCCAATAGAAAAAATTGAGGATCGTCAGCCCTGTAAAGATGCCCAGCCAGGGTAGCTTCGGATGGTTAGCGGGCAGATAGAGGTGCATCTTGTTCGCTTCGGCATGATCTAGGGCAAGCAACCCCGAGAGACCGCCGATTTCGGGCTGCCTGTACGTTAACGTCCCCATCAACAGCACCGAGATAATCATCACAACGGTGAGGATATTATCAGCGATAACGACGGACTCCATACCGCCAAATACTGTAAAGAGGATAGTAACCGTAGCAATCACCAGAATGCCCTGAAGGTAAGTTAGCTCCCAGCTTGTGCCCTGAAACAGAATACCCAGCGTCCGGCTACCAATATAAAACCCACCGATCAGCTGGATCATAATGAACGCAATCATCAGCACGGTATACACCAGGCGGGTCTGGCTGCTGTAGCGATTTTCGAGGAACTGCGAAAGGGTGAAAAACTGCCGCTTTCGGTAGATGGGAATGAATAAATAAACCAGGACCAGAATAGCTGGTACAGCCCAAACTTCGTAGTGGCTCTGGACAAAACCGATTGAATAACCGATCCCCATCATACCAATTATTTGCTGGGCATGAATATTGGTGCCGAATATAGACCCGGCTACGGAATACCATTTCAGCGAGCGGCCAGCCATGAAGTACTCCTCCGAGCTCTTCTTCTTAAAGCTGGAATACATACTGGCCGTCACCAAAAACAGCAACAGCAACACAACCACGACCAGATCGAGGGTACTCAGGGATTGAAGCATGCTAACACGTATCGTTCGGTCAACTCGTCATAACACGAGCGTGGTCTCATACCCGTAAGTCACCGGTTGTCAGGGGAGTAACGGGCGTGGTCGCGGGGGTTCTCCCCTGCTCCACGGATAATTTGACGTTTGGCAAATGCGGCAATACATGCTTACCGAACAGTTCACACTCCTCAATAAGCGGGTAACCCGACAGAATAAACGCCCGAATGCCCATGTCCATATACCGGTTCAACTTGTCGATGATTTGCGCCGGTGTACCTACTAAAGCACCGCCACAGCCCGACCGGGCCCGACCAATACCCATCCAGAGCATCGGTTCAATAAAATCGTCAGGGTCGGCCTGCGACCGCAGCTCATTCTGCCGAAGAACACCCGCCGACTGTGAATCCTGCGCCCGGCTTTTGAGTTGTTCACCCACGCTCGCGTCGAACTTCGACATCAGGGTTTTCGTGTAGGCCTTAGCCTCCTCTTCCGTTTCGCGCACAATGACATGAATCCGCAGCCCAAAATCAATGGTTCGACCATGCCGGGCAGCTCGTTCGCTCATGTCCTGCATGGTTGCGTAGATGTTGTCTTCGGGTTCGGGCCACATCAAGAATACGTCGCAGTGTTTCGCGCAGACCTCCTTTGAGCCGGGCGAAATACCCCCGAAATACAGGAGTGGCCCCCCGTTTTGCTGGTAGGGTTTGACGGGGTCCGTTTTCATACTGATTTTCCCGTAAACTTCCCCGTCAAACTCAATCCGGTCCTGGGTCCAGGCCTGTTTCAGGATGTCGATTACTTCCTCGCAGCGTTTATACCGAAACGCAGGATCTTCTTTCAGTCCCGGCAAGTCGGAGTTGATGATATTTATCGTTAATCGGCCTTGCAACAAATGGTCGAGCGTAGCAATGTGGCGAGCCAGCATAGGCGGATGAATTTCGCCGGTACGAATGGCGGCCAGCATCGAAATATTGGCCACCTGAGGAGCCATAGCCCCCGCAAACGGAATGACCTCCTGCCCCACAATGTAGGAGGTCGGCAACAGAATATTCTCGAAGCCCAGGCGGTCGGCCGTTTTCATTATATCGGCACAATGGGCATAGTTACTGCGTCGGTCGGGATCAAGTGTACCCAGAAAGGCCGTATCGCCCCCGCATAAATCATCGAACCAGGCGACTTCACAAACGCGCTTTTCAGTTCGAGCCGCTACAGCCTGAATAGGTTCACTAAGCATAAGTAAAATAGTCGTAGCCGACCCAGAGGATCAGTTGGAATAAGCTATTGAGGCAATCTGTACCATTGAACATCTTTCAATGGCTGACGCCGGAAGGTATTGATATTTGCTGCATTTTCGGGCCCATAATATTTTTCGAGATAATCCAGGACCACTTTTTCGGACTCGCCCAGATCCCAGAGTTTATGGTATTTCTGCATCCAGCGAATACGTTCCTGCCAGCCCGCCCGTGTAAAGCGATGCTGCAAAATAAGCTTGGATGAATGGCAGGCCGTACACTGCGCTTTGACCATCATCAGGTTAGGGTCATTAATCATTCCCGATTCAGCATCAATTTTTACCGTATCGGCAGCCGACATTACTGAGCTGGTACCCAATGGCTTCTGGCGAATGGAAACGTTTCGAAAACTGGCCAGGCTTATGACCAGGACGCCTATCAGAAAAAAAGCGGTTACATGCTTCATGGTGTTATAGGTTGTTCATTAGTCTATAAGCTCACAGGCTACCCTTGAGCAGACGAGCTAGCTTGCTTTCACGGCAATTCGATGGCAGGCATTGTTGAGGTAACCACCAGGATTCCATTGCGGAATAACTACCGGC
It encodes:
- a CDS encoding DUF4230 domain-containing protein, producing MSPLINTLFRLFLIAVLVAGLIAIWEQIRGNIMLSRFRRGDNTTQSIVLKEIKALGKLELVRYTFKDIVEHEQVNTFLPNANAVLIVEGEATGCLDLTQIKLENITTTDDSITVQLPKPELCGWKINHDRSRVYDTHFSFLNESQLVSDAYRKAEHQVKQSALTGGILNQTRQNANQMLRPLLERISGKKVGLTFQDQAK
- a CDS encoding SLC5 family protein; the protein is MLQSLSTLDLVVVVLLLLFLVTASMYSSFKKKSSEEYFMAGRSLKWYSVAGSIFGTNIHAQQIIGMMGIGYSIGFVQSHYEVWAVPAILVLVYLFIPIYRKRQFFTLSQFLENRYSSQTRLVYTVLMIAFIMIQLIGGFYIGSRTLGILFQGTSWELTYLQGILVIATVTILFTVFGGMESVVIADNILTVVMIISVLLMGTLTYRQPEIGGLSGLLALDHAEANKMHLYLPANHPKLPWLGIFTGLTILNFFYWTTNQYQVQRVLAAQTERDAKLGSIAAGFLKLIIPFFSIGAGTAAFYLFRSRFGENVIKPDDTFLTLLRTVVPMGYGFVGLILAGLMCAIFSAIYSMMNSVSTMLAYDVYRKYMKPNASDKSTVRFGQLGVFVMCVIATGLAYTTFDPTSSDNFFLILANQTSYLKPGLVVVFFWGVLWRKTNPKAAVIVLMSSPFIGFGCDWLYDHVLVNSAWVRETFGLTLNFLYRVFLIFVIGSVLIALLSVYFNRRTGQVKDHDMTVSVNGIGSALLRFFLLQLPPVCLVFMHVITPQQGAIPAALLTFALFWWYMKREKERIAFYQSDIFYAGLLTSDMIWIMYYFA
- a CDS encoding acyltransferase gives rise to the protein MSFLSTLSAETAARRQSLRQQILTLNAGQPVRESFDALSLAVFRYQAVHNPVYAAYVRYLNVSPENVTKVRQIPFMPIGFFKTHTVLTGIVTDSKLAPPDSMLTFASSGTTDRSIGPVVTSRHVVPDPALYDAISTRIFEQTYGPLSNFHILALLPSYLERNNSSLVYMVQRFMEQTNSNQSGFFLHNHTELTERLRQLSQQPDQKQILLIGVTFGLLDWAESEPDLSFLGQFPGLVIMETGGMKGRRKELLREEVHEILTKRLDVKAIHSEYGMTELLSQAYSAGEGIFKPSSTLRVLLRDINDPFFIYPDDSRQTGERRTGSRQTGGINVIDLANLDSCSFIETQDLGQYVDEEDGLVPGSFRVIGRFDNSDVRGCNLLVIN
- the hemA gene encoding glutamyl-tRNA reductase; protein product: MLDTFKTISLSHKTAPLQVRELIALNEDEAKRLMLRLRDFFGLTDLLVISTCNRTEVYYAFEQDLNADIARLLLIEKGLTDTDNYLPYFQFFAAHDEAVRHLFEVCVGLHSQVVGDMQIPNQVKQSYQWSADLDMAGPFLHRLMHTIFFTNKRVAQETPFRDGAASVSYAAVELIDELIGEKQNPNVLVIGLGEIGTDVCKNLEARKLTNITLCNRTQAKADVLASQYGFRVADFTNLTDEIRRADVIISSIMRDDPLITPDLLRDVNVLTFKYFIDLSVPRSVDAAVEQIPGVLVYNIDHIRNRADEALNQRLAAIPKVEAIITQAVAEFGDWSKEMVVSPTINKLKNALEQIRRDEIARHMKHLTPNESEKIDKITRGIMQKIIKLPVLQLKAACKRGEAETLIDVLNDLFDLEKQPVDEQKHTY
- a CDS encoding LLM class flavin-dependent oxidoreductase; this encodes MLSEPIQAVAARTEKRVCEVAWFDDLCGGDTAFLGTLDPDRRSNYAHCADIMKTADRLGFENILLPTSYIVGQEVIPFAGAMAPQVANISMLAAIRTGEIHPPMLARHIATLDHLLQGRLTINIINSDLPGLKEDPAFRYKRCEEVIDILKQAWTQDRIEFDGEVYGKISMKTDPVKPYQQNGGPLLYFGGISPGSKEVCAKHCDVFLMWPEPEDNIYATMQDMSERAARHGRTIDFGLRIHVIVRETEEEAKAYTKTLMSKFDASVGEQLKSRAQDSQSAGVLRQNELRSQADPDDFIEPMLWMGIGRARSGCGGALVGTPAQIIDKLNRYMDMGIRAFILSGYPLIEECELFGKHVLPHLPNVKLSVEQGRTPATTPVTPLTTGDLRV
- a CDS encoding sensor histidine kinase, with protein sequence MLKSFDIYNQNNILKIIVALNLLLVGTGSVLYTNRLINKLEDREEQYVQLYAKSIAYLVDSSHVDAGDLTFVTSEILEANSTIPAIYIDPDGQVAMKRNIEVPAEYTPEETEKFLRQKTIDMRKKHPPLVVEMGNGVRGLVYYTNSNLLRQLTYFPYVLLLILAALGVLAYLAFSSSRRAEQNRVWVGLAKETAHQLGTPMSSLMAWIEYMRSDPDQFDGSITDEIEKDVQRLETITARFSSIGSVPTLKEENVNDVVRQFTDYLGKRISTKVKMSVTSQLPPNQMVQINKLLFEWVIENICKNAVDAMKGVGELRLNMVPLPHNEVAIDITDTGKGISKANMQKVFSPGFSTKKRGWGLGLTLAKRIVEEYHNGRLYVKSSEVGKGTTFRIILNKK